Genomic DNA from Brassica rapa cultivar Chiifu-401-42 chromosome A04, CAAS_Brap_v3.01, whole genome shotgun sequence:
TCGATCGCTGCAGCTTGGAgggtatcgatcgacactagaTGATCAATGTCGTTCAATTGTCAGATTTTTATGCTGTTGATCGCTGTTTGGAGGGTATCGACTGCCCTTTAGACTTATGGATCACGCGTTCTAAATCCAGTGACTCAACTAGCAAGATCCATATccccttgttgcttctggtactcaTATGCATGTACCTAAAacacaagaattttttttgtaaataaactataaataaaaaccTAGACAAAATCCTACACCTAGTCTAATGGTGATCAGAGACCCCGACAATGGCGTCAAATTTGATATGCTCAAATTAACCTACAAGCTACTCTCGCAAATAAGAGGTTCGATGTAGTATTTTacgatcgaatccacagagactcaaTATCTCACACAATATACTTTAGATTTAGACTATGATagatgatatcactcaaattaccctaaggagtgatttatagtctctcaaataagaagtcgaattgtagtacttagggatcgaattcactGGGAGCTAGGGAACCAAATAAATCTAATCATATTGATTTAGCTAGGTTgatttaatgattttaaatgtaaatagtaGGTTTGTGAGCAAGTTAATTGCTCGATTGATTGATTGGGGTTTGATGGAAGGATGAttgctagacttagggtttctattaAGGCAATCAGGATTATAGTAGTATAGAGACTAAGGTTGGATATTCTAGAACTCAAACTAAGCAACAATATATCAACTTCTGCATATTTAGATTATCTATTACTAGATCTAAGATCTCAACTCTTGCATATTGATCTTGAGAAAGTGTCGATTGACGCTATCAACGAGTTGTTTATTGATACACCTTTCAGACCGTCGATCATACAACTACCAAGTTGTCGATCGACGATCCTTCTAGCAAGCTTTAGCGACCAGGTTTGAAATATGTTCACTAGGTTCCTAGATCAAATCTCGTCTTTCTCTAGCTATCCTAGTACAATATGAATGATTCAGGCAATAGACCATGCTCTCGCTTGTGCCTAATTATCCTAACAACATGattctagttagctactctatAACACAAGCAGTAAGTTGAACAATTGATGGATATCCTAACAACTTAGCAATTCAATATtttgggctaatccctcatcctatatgaaccctaaacctaacaggtggatctattcaAGCATGAAGTTTGTCatagaaatcatagatgaatagataagAAACTGCAATAGATATTATAAAAGCCAAAGGAGTTCCAGGAAGACTCTGAAAGAGTTCCTCTTTTCTCTCCTAAATAAGAACaatgaataaaataaagcttagccgtcaacaatggcttagaaaacacataaatagggttttaggtcgtccaagggtattctggtaatttgtggtttCTTCTGGGCTTCAGCGGTCATTAAATATGCTCAGCCCATATTATGGCATCACTGTCGATCGACCCAATTCTGTTTCATCGATCGACAgtccttcatctcctcgacagcttcctcttgcgaggcagactgaccactcttcagtaaaatgggcataacttctgctacatgatgctgattgacctcaaaccggtGGCATAGGAAATCTAACTCAAAGATATATCTTGTGGCAAAATATTGTCTCAATATAAAGGTAGGAAAGTCTctatccatagctaaacatctgatgCGTTTGTGCATCTCTGCACatcaaaaggctccaaaagacaccAAAATCACCACATTCCTCCAAATCGTCCCTGAAACTGTAAATACTCGAACTAGACTCTTTATAGTAGTAAAGatatattaaaacacttatagaccatggctaaaagtgggtaaaatccatggtctatcactAGGTCAAACAATGTATTAAGCAATGAATaataaagcagtaaataaagcTAAGCAAGGTGAACATGGTAGTTGTTCGGTAAACAATAGTGAGgttgtttgatggaaggatgaTTACTAGAATTAGGGTTTCATTTAGGTTATTAGAACTCTAATCTATAGATGCTAAGGATTGATTCTAGAACTCGATATCTAATGCAAAAGACAACCAGCTCTCACTGTGAGTCTAATCTATTAACTAAGTTCAGTGTTTCAGCAATCGCATGCCAACACAGATCGAGCGTTGATCGATGCTATGGTatgagcgtcgatcgatgctacaGTATGAGCGTCGATCAATTCTGCCTTAGGCAAGCGTTATCGATCTGATTGATTATGTTCAACTAGATTCCTAGACCAACGCTAGTATGTGCCTAGGTATCTAATCCAACAAGATTCAGGTTTCGTTAATTGATTGCACTCTTATGCCTCTTAATTGTCTTATGATTCTAAGTTCAAGCAATTGTCACACTCTCGAGATTTTCCAACTACTTTAGATCCTAGTATTACAAGCTATCCTGATGTAGAGATTTTTAGATACCCTAATGATCATATAATTCAAAAGTTCATTCAAAACCCTAGAAATTCTTAAACCTAGCAGGTGGATCTACTCATGTATAATGTTTGTCAcataaatcatagatgaatagaagAAGTTGCAATAAATATTATAACCAAAACCAATAGAGTTTCAGGAGGATCTGAAGGaattcctcccttctctcctaacaAATAACAATGAATAAAAGAAAGTGTAGCTGTCAACAATGGCGTAGAAAagacataaatagggttttagGTCGTCCAAGGGTATTCTGGTGATTTTTGGTTGCTTTTGGGTTTCAGTTGGCCATAAAATATGCTCGGCCCATATTATGGCatcaccgtcgatcgacaccaagggtGCACCGTCGATCGACAGTCCTTCATCTCTTCGACAGCTTTCTCTCGCGAGGTAGACTGACCAGTCTTCAATATAATGGGCATAACTTCTGCTTTATGATGCTGATTAATCTCAAACCGGTGGCACTGGAAATGCCCAACTTCTTCATTCATGGCCTTTTTTGTTTCGTTGATTGATCTCGGCAAATTTTGTCCATCGACAGCTGAATGTTTCAAAAATAGAATAGGAAGGATAAGAGAAATCTAGGTATTCTAACTCAGGTATCTATAGCTAGACATCTGACGATTATGTGTTGTTCTACATTCAAAAGGTTCTAAAAGATACCAAAATCACCACTTTCCTCCAAAtcgtccctgaacctgtaaaatCTCTAAATAAACTCTATATTGtagtaaatatatcttaaaacacCTATAACCATGACTAAAAGTGGATAAAATTCATGGCATATCATCATACCCACGAAGTAGCGgacatcattttattttattttgaacgaCAATTCTATCTCTTACCATAACTCAAAGTGAATGTCAAATTCTGTTGAAATAATGCAATCTAATTATATTTATTGGCTTTACCACACAACATGATTCAAAAATGATTATGGCCTTTGCTTTTTCTGAAAGCAGTAATTAATTACACAACATTATTTTAGTGCAAGTAATTAGTGCATCAGATCACATGTTGTATTACCAACCCCAAGTGAGAATCAGTAATTTTGCTCTCGTAGTCTTAATCTCACTCTCTCTTTTTGCAAGCTGTAAGCGATTACGTTCATTTTCAGAGATTGATTAGTAGAGGTTATAGCTTTGATTTTTTGCTTTAGATTTTGtggttttatttttagattttattactggagaattattttataagtttaaaaGCACTAAACATAAAACtgtaaaaacattaatttctaaaccaatatatttcatttaaaagTTTTTGGGCTAtaactttagatttttttactaGAGCTTGattgctttagttttttttactgCAGAAAATATGGAAATGTATGGAGCACTCACAACCATCACCGGTCATTCcctttattttttacattttggcGCAAGTAATTACCGCAAGCCCTGTGGTAGAGTAccacaaataagaaaaaataaataataacatatTAATAACATGTGAGCAAGTTACATGTTCGCACACTTCTTTTTTcgatatacaaatatattaacataaaccgCAAggtaattttcatattttattataaacatacattaaatatataaattatacatacatataactctaaatattatatatatatatatatatatatatatctatgcaATGGCCATACAACTGTATAATTAATATAAGtttatatataatctataaatTATGTTACGTGTGGAACATTCCCATGATAAACTGTATATTCAAGCAGTAATGTTTGATCAAGTGTTTTATTGacatttctttaaaataaatttataattcttaaaataaCAATACTTTTTTAGAACATCAAAATTAATTTCAGGCGTAAAACACATATCCTTCTATTTTCTTGTAGGAAAACAAACGAGTCTAAAGCTTTCACATATTACATGAGCAAAGAATGTGGAATTTTTCTACATTTGATTCGCTTAAATCAGAACATAATAATGTGAGTAGTTTaaattagatattttattatgtatatatgtaaaaatactTCTTATTTTTCTGTTGTACAAAATAGTACACTTCATCTATTTCCTAAATTTGTAACTCACTATCAATCTATTTCTATTATCCACGATGAAGAAATCATTTCAACTCTTATTCATCCTTAagcctaaaccctaaaccctaaaccctaacccaaatATCAATGGTATGGAACAAACTGAATGGTATGGAATAACTAAATACAATAGTATTACGGAGTTCGTGGCGGTGATCATGGCGGATGTGTGGTAGGGTGGTGGTTATGGAGAAAACAGTTTTCCTAGTTATAAAAGAATCGGTGTTCGTGGATATAGAATAGGCGATGGTTTTCCATAACAGAGGTGGTGTTGCCATGATGAAGATTCTGATGGCGAAGAATGATAGTAATAAAGTATGTGATAATAATTAGGGAAGAAGAAGTTTTAGTTTACCGGAAGAAAAAAAACGAGAAATAGATAATTAAAAGGGGTGAATTTGCTGAATATTCATAAGAGGTAAAAGAATGAAGAATATAGCCATTATACAGTAATTCAAGATGGATGGGACAATTTGCGCAAAACATGACCAAAATCTCGCTCCAGGCGCGTGCACTTGATGTTGAAATGcataagataaaattatcatACTATACTACACACTATTTAGTATAGCCACACGTGTAATTTCACTCTAACTATACTATATTTCATTTAGAATAGTATGGCAATTGATGTTGGTTACCAACATAATGAAACACAACCAAATAAACCTTAAACCCGCTACCTAAACCCAAACTCcgaacactaaaccctaaacccaaactctaaactctaaacccaaatggTAGacccttaaaccctaaacccaaattctTAACTCAAATCGTAAACTATAACAGagctacctaaaccctaaaccaaaaccCCAAACCGTAGACCCAAACAGAgatacctaaaccctaaacatcctaaacccaaattctaaaccctaaacccaaatcgtAAACCcttaacccaaaccctaaacccaaattgtaAAACCAAACCATCGCCCATAATGGAGCTACATAAACCCTAACCTTGAAggtctaaaccctaaacccaaaccctaaacacaaaacccccctaaacccaaactctaaaccctaaacccaaaccgtaaacccttaacccaaaccttaaacccaaattGTAAAACCAAACCATCGCCCATAACGGAGCTACATAAACCCTAACCTTGAAGgtctaaaatatactatattttgTTTAGAATAGTATGGCAATTGATGATAGTTACTATATTGATGAATGAGAAAATGAGGAAAGGAAGTAGGAATGGaagggaggaggaggaaggaggAAAGATAGAAGTATGGAGGAAAGGAAGTAGGAAtggagagagatagagagagaccGAGGAAGGGAGGGGAGGAGAGAAAGAGTATGAGGGAGTGTAAGAGTGAAAGCGACATAAGAGGAAACTATACTATTTTAATGGCATGTTCACCAAAGAAGAGAACATATATGCACGCATGTCCATGTATGGGAAAAGGCTGGCATACAATTATACTGTATTCAATATAGTATGTAACATTAGATTTGGGTTTTTATCCAAACAAGCCGAACAAAATTAAACAGAGGGGAAATCAGCAACTAGGTTACTACGGGCGTTAGTTTGGGTTAAATGTAGAGTCTTAAACTGCATATGTCCTAACTGTAGCTTTAAGTGTGTCTTCCGTGTGACTATGCTATTTAGTGCTTTCATATAGTATATGAGATCAAACTTTTACTCTTTAACTTTTTTCAAAAAGTATGTTTTTCGTCGTTTTGCTGTTAAACCATTCTAACCAGATCTGAAAACTAAACGGTGATTTTGATTTCAGATAACACACAAACAGATCGGATTGCTTAGCCACTAATGATATGTCCACGATAAATATTAATTCAAAAGAAACTGTGGAAAAAGATAAAGAGATCACAAGTAGCGGCGGCGGTGGTAGGAGAAAAAATGGTAGAGATGGTGGTAACAATGGTGGAAGAGGTGATGGTGGTGAAGAAGAAAATATGTGGTGCGCGCGTGTGTTATCAAAggtaaaaatacaattaatacataatatacacaaaatatagTAGCCAAGGTAGTGTTATGGGTATAaactttatttctatttttcttatgtatatGCGTTGGAATTCCCCTAATTAATAAACagtaatatagtatatattgttTGAATGTTAGAgaccttttatttttttttgttatattcttaattataatttgtttggtAGCTACTGAGTgcaatttctcttttttaaaaatcaatatatgATGATTTTTCACGACAAAGGTAGATGATGACAAATTTAGTTTACGATAATACTTTTTATGTGTGATTGTGTATAAAAGTGAAGAGCAACTTAGAATATTTAACATTAGATTTAGATTAAGTCTACAACTATTTGttagatgttttttttgttgttgtaaaaaaaagatGTTTTTTGTTAAAAGTAATTGGGGTGACATATCATTATAAGCTAAATTATAAcaaacttacaaaaaaaaatattttatgattttaacaGTTAATTAAGCTTATGGTTTGTAAAATAGATAGACAATTTTGGcgtgataaatatatataaattaatttaatgttttgctaaaaatgaatatttaaattattcgTGTATCCGCCCGTAGGACGGGTTTAACTTGGGCTGATGGATTATCATCTAATCTtacatcaaataaaaaaaaacgataACTTATAAGAATATCTCCAATCTAACActatttttttctccaaaatagagtaaaaataaatattgagtAAAATGTACTTCAATTCTACTTTATTTTTCGCTTCATAATAGGatttactctataaatagagtaatctatattttgtttgTTCAGTACTATATTACGAAGTAGGAAATAAAATAGGATTAGAACATTTTTACTTAGGAATTTTACTCTTAATCCCATTTCGATTAGCTTTCAGTGTTGGTAAGCATTCGCGCGAAAACACCATTTTCATCTCCCGCCGCACCTtccctccttttttttttgtaatttacttTTTCATCTCTTCCTCCCAAAATCTCTTCTAACCAACTccaaacctctctctctctctctcaagtcTCAACCTTCACCATGCAGCCTCAGCCTCAGCCTCACATCTCCCCAACCTCCGCCCAAGCCGCGATCTCCGCCGCCCTTAAATCCCAGCGACTCCGGAAAAACCGCGGAAGCTACAGCTGCGGCCGATGCGGCCAGCCCAAGAAAGGCCACGTCTGCCacctccctcctcctcctctcgaCGTCCCCGCCACTCCCATCGCTCCAGAGCCACTCGCCTCCGTCTCCATCTCCGCCGCCGCGTCCTCCTCCACTCGTCCCCCCGCTCCTTCACGCCAGCCTTTCACTCACCTTCGCCGCGCACTATCTTTCGACGATGACGAGGCTCGCGATTCGAGGTTTCACGCGGCGGGACTGTGGGAGGTGCTCAAGAGGCTGCCTCCGTCTGGGTTGCTGATGGCGGCTAGGGTTTGTAGAGGGTGGAGAGAGACCGCCGGGAAGATGTGGAAAGCTGCGGAGGAGCTGAGGATTAGGGTTCCTGAGAGGGCTCAGATTGGTTACGTTGGATCGTTACTGCAAAAGTGTCCTGCACTCGTTAGACTCTCTCTTAAAAGTCGAGAGGTGATTATGGATTTTATTTAAGACAATGATTGATTAAGACACATATGTTTCTAATTGAATGTTTCTTGTCTGATTGTTCATCTGCAGTGAGTTCGACGCGACAACTATTGCCTGCATTGCGTTTTCTTGTCCGAATCTGGAGGTTTTGGAGATTTCAACGTATGGTGCAGCTGTTAATAGGATCTCTGGGTATATATTCTTGAAACCTCTGAGTAGTTTCATTAGGAGACAATGATAATTAACTGTTTAGATATCTGAGACTGTGATTAAGCCACTTGATCAAAGACTTGCTTATAAATTGATTTATGgttttgatatatttaaaacagtttgttttcttttctctgTATTTGTTTTTGACTGTCCTGTTCTGTTGTGTGTGTGTAGGGATGAGCTGGGTCGGTTTGTATCTAATAAACGTGGACTTAGAAGCCTTAAGATGGAAGGATGTTCTAGCTTAGGAGGATTTACCCTCGCTTCAACAAGCCTCTCCACTCTTTGGCTTGCGGATCTTCATTCTCTCTCTAAGATGGTTAATTTAATTACCTTTTTTGGTCCTTTGTCCGAAGTTTTTGTTTATCTAGACCATGAAATGTTTTGTTCTACATTTGGCAGATCTTTAACTGTCCAAATCTGATAGAATTATCACTTGAGTTTTCTCTCCAAGAAGATGATTCAACTGATCTTGTAGCAATGATTGATGGTTTGGGAAGGACTTGTACTAGACTGCAGAACATTCACATAGCCTCTCTGAAGCTTTCACACACTTTTGTACTTGCTCTCACTGCTGTGAATTTCAGGTTTGGCCAACTTCTCTGTTTCCAGTCATGGTTATGTTTGAACAAAGCATTGATAAAAAACAGTAGTTCTTTAAAACTGATGATGTCAAGTTTCTAATTTTGTCCAGGGATTTGAGAATGCTCTCGCTAGTTCTTGGGATAGATATTACTGATGCATCTGTAGCCGCCATTTCCTCAACTTACACAAATCTCGAACTGCTTGATCTGAGTGGGTATGTTTTGTTCTTGTTCAGTATTATACTATCTCTAAGTTTCAGAATGTATGTTGAgacatgaattttttttttgttttttggttatAGTTCCAGCATTACTGATACTGGCCTTGGGATGATCTGCGATGCCTTACCTGACACACTCTCTAAATTACTTGTTGCTCTTTGTCCCAACATTACATCAAGTAAAATCTCTTGATCTTTAGTTTGCATATGCAATATATATAATTCTCAAATTCATTTGTTTATTCTATAATGAATATTCTTGCAGGTGGCATTCAGTTTGCTACTGCTCAACTACCTCTTCTTGAGCTGATGGATTGTGGCATGTCTGTGTCTGATCCCACTTCAGATAATCTGACATTTGAAGAGAAGAGTTCTACTCCGCAAAAAGCATCAGGCTACAATCAGAAGATGTTTATTAAACATAAACGGTTGAAGAAACTCAGTTTATGGGGAGGCTCCAGTTTGGACGTTAGATTCCTTATCAATGCTCTCCAAAAGAGTTCTGTCTCTAAATCCCATCTTCTCATGGTTTTGATCCTTTGATGCAGGCTTTGTTCCTAAACTGTCCAGAGCTCAAGGACTTGAATTTGAACTCGTGCAGCAATTTGCAGCCTGAGAGCTTGGTGCTCCAGTGTCCAAAGTTGGAACTTGTGTCCGCATCAGGATGTCAGAACCTATTAATAGGAGCTATCCGAAAACAGGTAATCCCTTTGACAGTAACAACTTGTATACGGTTTGTGGTTTTAGTTTTTTACACACTAAGTTATAAAAGAAAGCCATTTGCAGTtcaatctgaaaaaaaaatttgtttgctTTCCTGATTGGATTTTACTTTCGGTTTTAGGTCAGAAAACCTTTAAAAggatataaataattatttaacaatTATTATATGATATGTGGCCAAAGTATGTAAAAtgtaataacttttaatttggtttggttACACAATCAACTATGGTCTGTTTTTTGTTCcaattttttggatttttagagAATCATAAAAGTAGTAGATTTATGGCTTAAACATTTTGGCTACGATTCTATATGGCTTGGCTAGAAATTTGTTCTGTTATAGTGGAATCTCTTAAGCCACTTCTTGACCAGAGCCTTAATAAGCCTTTTAAATTACTTGTTGGCTAGGTTTCTGAGAACTTTGCGGCCGGTGAAAACCATATGCCACTGAAACGCTTGGCTGATGCGTCGAAAAGGATACAGGCTCCACCTTCCTTGTACCAAGAGGTGaaatttatttcattatttaatatatttgttttgtgagATAAGAAAGTGTGAAATATAACCGAGACAGTGTTAGATGTTTGCAGACAAGAGAAGatgagaataagaagaagagaaggaagGTTGAGAGAGAAGTGTGCataattatacattaataatgaaCTCTCGATCGGATCAATATTCAATAATACTCATCTTGGGCTTCGTTCTTCTACCAACTCTGTTTAAATGTACATCTGATTAGGTTGGGTACGTATGTTTTTTATTCCTTGTGAactttataaaatatgattaaattatttttaaaaaaagactTCAGAAAGAAAAATGGTTTTTTGCGGTATCTACACATCTACGGTTCTTTCCAATCAACCCATTTCCATTTTGGTTGTAATTCTCGTCCGTTTGTTGGAAGTATGTTTTTGGGCAAATGCAGCATTtcgataaatttattcttttaggtcggttaattattaatttaattaaatcatCAAGCTAAAAAGGGGTAAGCAGCCGAATCATTGTTCGCATGCATGAAACATCCTATTCCTAACTAGTATATTTGACTATTTCttactataaaaagaaaaagttaaatCTTTCAATCAAAAGTGATAACGTGTCTCCACGTAAGACaacagaaagagagaaagacaaAAATTAAAAGTGATAACGTGTTTGCATATGTCTCTAATCAAAAGTGATAACGTGTTCGCATATGTCTCTTCCAGTGTCCATGTTACGAGTACCTAGAAAGCAAACATTTTTACTAGATTAGAGTAGAAAATGATGACTTTGTTGTTTGACTGCTAACCCTTCCAAGTATATATAGTTTCAGACTTTGAGCGAGTGTGAAAATCTAAGCATTTCGTGTACGCAAATATGAGAATCATCATGTTGCCACTCTACATTGCTAGTGCATTCAATTTGACTCTCTACAAACTTTTCATTCCATTAAGTTTACACTCATGGATGAAATGTTCTTCGGGTTGTAAATAATAGGGTTGTTTTGACTATCTTAGGCTCAGTTGTGGCACAAACCTCACCCGATGCTTCATCTGTTAGATCTGTGCCCTCAACAAGCATTCAAAAGAAACTAGATGTTCCAGCCACGCAAGCTACCAGTATTTCATCACGCGATGATTCTGATGACGATGATCTTGATGGAGACGCAGATAATGGAGATCCTACTGATGTTAAGCGTGCTAGGAGGTGTCTTCTGATAATCATTCTGAATCTCGAAGTCGATTTATATATGTGGAGATACCAAAGCAGAGTCTATTTATAAACTTCTTCTTAAGGTTATCCTGATTCGGTATGTGGTAATTGTTCAGGATGCTCTCAAACCGAGAATCAGCAAGGCGGTCCAGGAGAAGAAAGCAAGAACAAATGAATGAATTTGATACGCAGGTTCTTGTTTTTGTAATTGTTTCTCGGTCTCTTTCTTGCCATTCATTAATCTTATCTGTGGGGAAAAGTTTATACATATCGTAGGCAGGGCAATTAAGAGGTGAGCATTCAACTTTACTTAGTCGTCTTAGTGACATGAATCATAAGTGTGATGCAGCTGCTGTCGACAACAGAATTCTAAGAGCTGATATCGAAACCTTGAGAACAAAggtaatacatatatatatatatatattcttcttGTGACTCCATGAGTGTGACAACACCCGAGATTATGATCCTAGCTTAGTTTATGGCATTGATATATAAACAAATCCTCGTGCAGGTTAAGATGGTAGAAGAAACGGTGAAAAGAGTAACAGGAGTGAACCCTTTGCATTGGGCAAGACCAAACATGGGAACACCATTGAACAACACACCAAGCGATTCCTCTAGAATCCTACCGAACTCTAACCACGTGTTGGAACCGGCAATCCCAAGTACTACTAATGCCGGTTTGGCATCAAACCAGAGAGTGGAGAGAGCGAATCTCTTGCCTGAACAGGTGAACCGTGAAGGCATGCAGAATCAGTTTGCTACTAATCCGAATCTGTATGAAACCCTGCTCCATTGGAACCACAAGCATTAAGTCattggttttgtgatttttgAAAAACTCT
This window encodes:
- the LOC103863221 gene encoding F-box/LRR-repeat protein 17; the protein is MQPQPQPHISPTSAQAAISAALKSQRLRKNRGSYSCGRCGQPKKGHVCHLPPPPLDVPATPIAPEPLASVSISAAASSSTRPPAPSRQPFTHLRRALSFDDDEARDSRFHAAGLWEVLKRLPPSGLLMAARVCRGWRETAGKMWKAAEELRIRVPERAQIGYVGSLLQKCPALVRLSLKSREFDATTIACIAFSCPNLEVLEISTYGAAVNRISGDELGRFVSNKRGLRSLKMEGCSSLGGFTLASTSLSTLWLADLHSLSKMIFNCPNLIELSLEFSLQEDDSTDLVAMIDGLGRTCTRLQNIHIASLKLSHTFVLALTAVNFRDLRMLSLVLGIDITDASVAAISSTYTNLELLDLSGSSITDTGLGMICDALPDTLSKLLVALCPNITSSGIQFATAQLPLLELMDCGMSVSDPTSDNLTFEEKSSTPQKASGYNQKMFIKHKRLKKLSLWGGSSLDALFLNCPELKDLNLNSCSNLQPESLVLQCPKLELVSASGCQNLLIGAIRKQVSENFAAGENHMPLKRLADASKRIQAPPSLYQETREDENKKKRRKVEREVCIIIH
- the LOC103863367 gene encoding basic leucine zipper 25-like, translating into NVLRVVNNRVVLTILGSVVAQTSPDASSVRSVPSTSIQKKLDVPATQATSISSRDDSDDDDLDGDADNGDPTDVKRARRMLSNRESARRSRRRKQEQMNEFDTQAGQLRGEHSTLLSRLSDMNHKCDAAAVDNRILRADIETLRTKVKMVEETVKRVTGVNPLHWARPNMGTPLNNTPSDSSRILPNSNHVLEPAIPSTTNAGLASNQRVERANLLPEQVNREGMQNQFATNPNLYETLLHWNHKH